The genomic interval ACGCGTTTGCGGTACACATATGCCACCCCGGCTTCACTGCTTTCAACGGCCGGATAGATTTCGGGGTCATCCTCGATCGGATTTCCACCCAGCGCATATTCCGTAAGATTCTGCAGCCCATCCTGATCCGGATCGTCTTCAAAACCGGTTTCACTGCCGATATCCGGAAATGCACCGACCCATGCCGCGTAGTATGCTACCGGATTGGTGGAAAAATGATGCAGCTCCAGATACGGCGCAAACTCTCCGCCATTAAATTCCTTCGAATGGATCTGCATATTCTCCTGTGAATCCGATAGCAGACCGAAGGTAAGCTGACCGTCCCCGCTGATCGAGGAAGTGACATCAATACCATACCACAGGCCTGAACCGGCAACCCGGATACTGCCGACTTCGGCCCCCAGATCATTCTTTGAATTATACGTTACCGTAGCTTCGTCCCATCCACTGGCAGCAGTATATGCCGTAATGGTGGCATTACTGAATGTTTTGCTGTGCAACCACAACACCGCATTACTCACCATTCCGTCAATCTGAGAAAGATCAAACTGGACATAGGCATGGCGCGGAAGATCCGCATCCAGTTTCAGCGCGGTATTGCTCCCGAAGTTACCGTCCGGATCGGTACCTTTCACATCCGCATCATCCATAGCGGCAAACGTTCTCGACCACAGAACACCTGAAGGAACAGCTGCCAGATTCAGAATCGCCCGGCTGCTCTGCCCGTTTCCGTCATCGGCCTGGACCTGACACGTATACATCGTTTCTCCGTCCGCCGGTGGAGTGCCGCTGAGCGTGCCGTCTTCGGCCACATTCAGCCAGTCCGCCCCCCAGACTTTTGAATAGATGATTGCATCCCCGTTTCCATCTGAAGCTTCGCCGGCGATGGAATCCCAATAGGCCGTTCCCGGTTCCAGATTAAACCGCTCAATCACAGAATCTGCAAACTGCGGTGCCACATTGTTCGTATCAATCAGATCAGCCCGCAGCCAGCCGCATCCCTGAGTTGAAACATAATAGCGGTCGCGAACCACCTGATCGATCGCAATATCATTCACCCGGTCCGACTGCGGGTTTCCGGTGTTGATTTTACTCCAGCTCAAACCTCCGTCTTTCGAAAGATAAGTCCCCGGGTTCTGAATATCGGAAGTCCCCTTACTGTTCATCTGAACCAGAATAACATCCGGATCATACACAGCGGTTTTAGTCATACGCGCCCAATGCGTTTTAAAGATCTGCGACCAGCTTTCGCCGTCATCATCACTCATCCAGACCCCGCCTTTGTCGACATCATAATCACTGTGCTTCCCGCATGAGACATACATTTTTCCATCACTGGAAAAATGCAGATCCGACACACTGTAAATCTGTTCCGGCAGCTTTGTATACTTCGACCACGAAGCCGCATTGTCGGTCGAAATGTAGAGTCCTCCATTGTCACCATATACACAGGCATACAGGTTTGAGCTGTTTTCCGGATCCAGCCGCAGAGCAACCACATCCTCCGACGGCAACCCGTTATTGGCCCATTCCCAGCTGAGCCCGCCATCCGTACTCCGGCGTACTCCGGTTGTCAGACTGATCTGCGGATCCCAGGTATAGCCATGCACTGCAGCATCGTCCGGCACGCAGAAAAACATGTAATCGGGATCATCCGGATTTATCGTCAGACAGAGTTGATCGATACTGTCATTTTCCGACTCGCCCGGCGGCCATTCCAGCGCCACACCGTGTTCCACAAAGGTCTGTCCGCCATCGGTGGATTTAAGCAGGTCCCCGGCGGATGCCTGACGGAACTGCAAAGTATAAATAATGTTGGTATCAGTCGGATGAATCGCAACATCCGAACAGGAATATTCAGAACTGCCCATTTCCACACGCCGCGCCGCCTGGTAACCGGAACGCACGGAATCACCGCCCGGTTCAATCACCCAGAAATCATTTTCACCACTGGGCAGAAAAATCGTATCGGGAAAACGCGGGTCCTGTTTAAGTCCGTGTCCCGGCAGATTGCTGTTCTCTGCCGCCACCCAGATTTCCGAACCCGGAGTCACTTCGATTTCATCAATCTCCTCCCAGGTATCGCCGCCGTCCATTGAAACCACCAGCGTTTTCGCCCACTGAAACATCAGCATGGTGCCGTCGGCATTGAACTCAATAGCCGAACCGGCCTTGCGTTCATAGGAATCACGCTGTTCCCACTTTTTCTGGCCACGCAGAAACATATTGTGTTCGGTCGGATTTCCCCGCCCTTCCCAATAGCTTTTATGCGTTCCTTCCCAGGCGGTTCCATTGCGGAGCGTGGCATACCAGTGCGCCCCGCCGTCATCCGTCCGCCAGACCATTCCGCCTCGAAACGTTGTTGAACCGCCGTAGTGTTTATAATCGTTGAGAATAAAGATTTTATCGGCGTCGTTCGGATCAACCCGAACCATGCTGAAATTATTCAGCAGATTTGTCGGATACACAGTATAAACCGATTCCGCATCAGAAATGCCGAACCATTTTTTCAGCGCATTGAAATACGAAGTCTTAAACAGATAATCGGATTTCAGCACCGAAATATCCACACCGAGATCCCCGTTGATATTCTGCCACGATTCCCCTTCATCCAGACTCCGGAAAATGCCGCCGCCGGCATTGGTTACCGTATTTCCGGCATCCGCCCAGATCACCTGATCAACGGCATATAAGGTGATCTCCCCGGAGGATGAATCATAATGCATATCAAATGAACGGATTATATCATTATCGAGCCCGGCGCCCGTTTTATGCACCCAGACAGATCCGCCGTCCGTGGTTTTATACAGCCCATACGTGGTCGCCGCCCAGACGGTATCCGCATCTTCAGGATGAACAATAATCCGGACAATACAGGCATCCGGATTAATTCCCGCCGGGGTGATATCGCTCCAGGTCGCCCCCTGATCCTCGGTTTTCCATATTTTAGCCTCATGCCCGGAAGCGGAACCATAGCCATGAGGATTTGCTGCTGTGAAAAAATATTTATTGCGGTCATTGATGTCACCCGATCCGACATACCAGATCTGATCGTCCGTCGGCGCAACGGCAATAGTATTCAGTCGCTTACCATCCCATATGGATTCGGTCGACGTCATGCGCGTCCAGGTTTTTCCCCGATCCGTCGTTTTATACAGTTTTGATTCCGCTTCGCGGGAACAGAATCCCAGATCCGGATGCTGCCGCGAAAAATCGGGGGAATTGATTTCACTCGGTCCACGGTCATCAAAAGCATGCCCTTTTCCATCATAATCCAGAATACCCTCATACGTGGTGCCCCGGTCCACAGACCGATAGGCATTGCCCATGTTGGGTCCCAGAAAGACAACATCCGGATCGGTCGGATGCCAATAGACCCGGTAATTGTTGCCTGACATACCGGGGCCGAACTGACGCCACACAATCGAAGGATCGGACTCCACCCGCTCCGTCCGCAGCGTTTCAAACCAGGCATCATTGGGGGGCACTTCCAATGAACCGACCTCAAAACGGATATTATCCAGATATAAATAATTGGTCAAAACCGCTCCATCCTGGTCAATACCGATAAACGGACGTGCTTCATCCACATCTGTCGTAATAAAATCGGAAATCAGCCCGCTGTATTCCACATGATGCTGACCGGCACTACCTGTCGCCTGCGAATCATCAACCGGCCCGTTTTCTCCTGCACCGTTCAACCTGAAACGGGGCTGGATATCCCCCACAGGATTGACGACTGCTGAGGGTAGATAGAGATCAAATGACAAGGTATACGTATTGGTGTTTGATACCTGATCAAATTCAATCGGATTCAATGAAGGACGTATTGCAGCAAAAGCATTATCATCACAGGAAAGTCGGAAAAAATTTCCCGAAGCCAGCGAAAAAGCTGCGGCCGCCGCCGGGTCCGTTGCCGCATTCACCACGGTACCGGAGGCCCCATTGGCTGTCTGAACCACGGAACCCGCAAGTGTCTGATTATTGCCGGATACAGCGCCAACTGCGGCCGACTCGAAATCCTCTTCCCAGATCACCGCCGCCTGAATGGAAATACAGGTGGACATCATCAGAGCTGTGTTGATGTGCAATCGCATAAATCACCCTCTTTATTTATATTTATCTACTTAGAAACAAAGTAAATGTAAACGTTCACATCAACAACCTATCCAATGGTCTATAAAAAAGGCGCACAGACATGCCGTGCGCCTCATATATCTCTCCAAAAAAGCTGTTCCTAGGGGTTAAAGGTGCTTTTGGCCTTCGGTTTATAGCCTTCCTTTTTAGCGGCTTCCGGAACAGCCTGTTCGAAAAAGGCATCCCGTTTTTTATGATAATCCTTATAGCCCAGCAACCGGCAGGCAACATTGTCCTCATTCCATTTTTCCCACGCGGCACGCAGTGCTTCGGCACGTTCAGGCTGCTGTGCAAGCAGATCGTTGGATTCGGATACATCGTCGGGCAGATAGTAAAGTCGCGGTCCTTTACTGTCGCGATCCTGCATATGTTTCGTTCCGTCGGAAGCCAGAACCGACCAACTGTTTCCTCCCCGCCAGAACAGTGCTTCATGTGGAGCATCCTTTTTCCGCCCCGTCGCATACGGCAGCAGATTTACCCCCTCCATCGGTTTTCCATACAGGGGATCACCACCGGCGATTTCAACCGCCGTCCGACCGATATCCAGCGAAATGACCGGATAGCGATAGCGTTTGCCTTTCGGAAGTTTACCCGGCCAGTTTGCCATAAACGGCACATGCACACCGCCGTCGTACAAATTACCTTTCCCGCCCCGGAAAGGGCCGTTCGAAGATCCGTTCCAGCCCCCGGTTTTACCGTCCCTCGGCTGCGGACCGCCGTTATCCGCAGTGAAAAACACTAACGTGTTTTCCCGTATACCGTTTTTTTCCAAAGCCT from Verrucomicrobia bacterium S94 carries:
- a CDS encoding DNRLRE domain-containing protein, whose product is MRLHINTALMMSTCISIQAAVIWEEDFESAAVGAVSGNNQTLAGSVVQTANGASGTVVNAATDPAAAAAFSLASGNFFRLSCDDNAFAAIRPSLNPIEFDQVSNTNTYTLSFDLYLPSAVVNPVGDIQPRFRLNGAGENGPVDDSQATGSAGQHHVEYSGLISDFITTDVDEARPFIGIDQDGAVLTNYLYLDNIRFEVGSLEVPPNDAWFETLRTERVESDPSIVWRQFGPGMSGNNYRVYWHPTDPDVVFLGPNMGNAYRSVDRGTTYEGILDYDGKGHAFDDRGPSEINSPDFSRQHPDLGFCSREAESKLYKTTDRGKTWTRMTSTESIWDGKRLNTIAVAPTDDQIWYVGSGDINDRNKYFFTAANPHGYGSASGHEAKIWKTEDQGATWSDITPAGINPDACIVRIIVHPEDADTVWAATTYGLYKTTDGGSVWVHKTGAGLDNDIIRSFDMHYDSSSGEITLYAVDQVIWADAGNTVTNAGGGIFRSLDEGESWQNINGDLGVDISVLKSDYLFKTSYFNALKKWFGISDAESVYTVYPTNLLNNFSMVRVDPNDADKIFILNDYKHYGGSTTFRGGMVWRTDDGGAHWYATLRNGTAWEGTHKSYWEGRGNPTEHNMFLRGQKKWEQRDSYERKAGSAIEFNADGTMLMFQWAKTLVVSMDGGDTWEEIDEIEVTPGSEIWVAAENSNLPGHGLKQDPRFPDTIFLPSGENDFWVIEPGGDSVRSGYQAARRVEMGSSEYSCSDVAIHPTDTNIIYTLQFRQASAGDLLKSTDGGQTFVEHGVALEWPPGESENDSIDQLCLTINPDDPDYMFFCVPDDAAVHGYTWDPQISLTTGVRRSTDGGLSWEWANNGLPSEDVVALRLDPENSSNLYACVYGDNGGLYISTDNAASWSKYTKLPEQIYSVSDLHFSSDGKMYVSCGKHSDYDVDKGGVWMSDDDGESWSQIFKTHWARMTKTAVYDPDVILVQMNSKGTSDIQNPGTYLSKDGGLSWSKINTGNPQSDRVNDIAIDQVVRDRYYVSTQGCGWLRADLIDTNNVAPQFADSVIERFNLEPGTAYWDSIAGEASDGNGDAIIYSKVWGADWLNVAEDGTLSGTPPADGETMYTCQVQADDGNGQSSRAILNLAAVPSGVLWSRTFAAMDDADVKGTDPDGNFGSNTALKLDADLPRHAYVQFDLSQIDGMVSNAVLWLHSKTFSNATITAYTAASGWDEATVTYNSKNDLGAEVGSIRVAGSGLWYGIDVTSSISGDGQLTFGLLSDSQENMQIHSKEFNGGEFAPYLELHHFSTNPVAYYAAWVGAFPDIGSETGFEDDPDQDGLQNLTEYALGGNPIEDDPEIYPAVESSEAGVAYVYRKRVDAETAGLNYELLTSTNLTSDSWSSSGYTVSGTGTVDSVIQLITNTVTDIENQQFFKLELKISD